A region from the Janthinobacterium agaricidamnosum genome encodes:
- a CDS encoding ABC transporter ATP-binding protein, with product MNHFTTQATELAALEFDGVTKRYGKALAVNDVSFTIAPRTMVTLLGPSGCGKTSTLRLIAGLERVSAGRILLAGEDVTLTSAAERDVSMVFQSYALFPHMTVLDNVCYGLTVSGETKPRAVERAQESLRLVGLADFAARFPNELSGGQQQRVAVARSLVLQPKVLLLDEPLSNLDTKLRRRVRDEIRDIQVKLGLTAVYVTHDQEEALAISDQIIVMNRQVIAQKGTPHELFESPADKFVADFICNANIVDGVIESVADGKAVCVMGKLRLRLPCRSQRSGEASFAVRPEAILLSPAQPDSAMVVRVARATYLGREMQYTLETPVGELFAVSHDLSQVFTQGTSVAMTVHEHGAAIIGGQA from the coding sequence ATGAACCACTTTACTACCCAAGCAACAGAGCTTGCCGCGCTGGAATTCGATGGTGTTACCAAGCGCTACGGCAAGGCCCTGGCCGTGAACGATGTGTCGTTCACGATCGCCCCGCGCACCATGGTCACCCTGCTGGGCCCCAGCGGCTGCGGCAAGACGTCCACCCTGCGCCTGATCGCGGGCCTGGAGCGCGTCAGCGCCGGGCGCATCCTGCTGGCCGGCGAGGATGTCACCCTGACGTCCGCCGCCGAGCGCGACGTCAGCATGGTGTTCCAGTCGTATGCGCTGTTCCCGCACATGACGGTGCTCGACAACGTGTGCTACGGCTTGACCGTCTCGGGCGAGACCAAGCCGCGCGCCGTGGAACGGGCGCAGGAAAGCCTGCGCCTGGTGGGCCTGGCCGACTTTGCCGCGCGCTTCCCCAACGAGTTGTCGGGCGGCCAGCAGCAGAGGGTGGCCGTGGCCCGCTCGCTGGTGCTGCAGCCCAAGGTCTTGCTGCTGGACGAGCCGCTGTCGAACCTCGACACGAAACTGCGCCGCCGCGTGCGCGACGAGATCCGCGACATCCAGGTCAAGCTGGGCTTGACGGCCGTGTACGTCACGCATGACCAGGAAGAGGCGCTGGCCATTTCCGACCAGATCATCGTCATGAACCGCCAGGTGATCGCGCAAAAGGGCACGCCGCACGAGCTGTTCGAGTCGCCGGCCGACAAGTTCGTCGCCGACTTCATCTGCAACGCGAACATCGTCGATGGCGTGATCGAATCGGTGGCCGACGGCAAGGCCGTCTGCGTCATGGGCAAGCTGCGGCTGCGCCTGCCATGCCGCAGCCAGCGCAGCGGCGAAGCGAGTTTCGCCGTGCGTCCGGAAGCGATCCTGCTGTCGCCCGCGCAGCCCGACAGCGCCATGGTGGTGCGCGTGGCGCGCGCCACTTACCTGGGACGCGAAATGCAATACACGCTCGAGACGCCGGTCGGCGAACTGTTTGCCGTCTCGCACGACTTGAGCCAGGTTTTCACGCAAGGCACATCGGTCGCCATGACCGTACACGAACATGGCGCAGCCATCATTGGAGGACAAGCATGA
- the iolG gene encoding inositol 2-dehydrogenase: MIQVALFGAGRIGRIHAGNLVRQPGVRLKYVVDVHAGAAAEVAALHGASVASVDTVLADPAVKAVLIASSTDTHADLIVRAAAAGKAIFCEKPVDLTLERARAAAAAVKEAKVLCMIGFQRRYDPTFAAVKQRIAAGEIGTPEMLIVTSRDPGPPPVSYIQVSGGIFKDMLIHDFDIFRWILDDEAVSVHATGSCLVDPAIGAAGDLDCTAVTIRTAKGRLCQINTTRRAAYGYDQRFEVLGSAGMLQAGNHKPTEVTAYGAVNVSVDKPEDFFLERYRAAYASEMAHFFDAFAHGAALRTTVHDGLKALELAEAATVSWREQRIVQLS; encoded by the coding sequence ATGATTCAAGTGGCATTGTTCGGCGCCGGGCGCATCGGCCGCATTCACGCCGGCAATCTGGTACGCCAGCCCGGCGTGCGCCTGAAATACGTGGTCGACGTGCATGCGGGCGCGGCGGCGGAAGTGGCGGCCCTGCATGGCGCCAGCGTGGCCAGCGTGGACACTGTGCTGGCCGACCCGGCAGTCAAGGCCGTGCTGATCGCGTCGAGCACGGATACGCATGCGGACCTGATCGTGCGCGCGGCCGCCGCCGGCAAGGCCATCTTTTGCGAAAAGCCCGTCGACCTGACCCTGGAGCGCGCGCGCGCCGCCGCCGCCGCCGTCAAGGAGGCAAAAGTGCTGTGCATGATCGGCTTCCAGCGCCGCTACGACCCCACGTTTGCCGCCGTCAAGCAGCGCATCGCGGCGGGCGAGATCGGCACGCCGGAGATGCTCATCGTCACCAGCCGCGATCCGGGCCCGCCGCCCGTCAGCTACATCCAGGTGTCGGGCGGCATCTTCAAGGATATGCTGATCCACGATTTCGACATCTTCCGCTGGATACTCGACGATGAAGCCGTCAGCGTGCATGCCACGGGCAGCTGCCTCGTCGACCCGGCCATCGGCGCGGCGGGCGATCTCGACTGCACGGCTGTGACCATCCGCACGGCAAAGGGACGTTTGTGCCAGATCAACACCACGCGCCGCGCCGCCTACGGCTACGACCAGCGTTTCGAAGTGCTGGGCAGCGCCGGCATGCTGCAGGCAGGCAACCACAAACCGACGGAAGTGACGGCCTATGGTGCCGTCAACGTCAGCGTGGACAAGCCGGAAGACTTTTTCCTGGAACGCTACCGCGCCGCCTACGCCAGCGAAATGGCGCACTTTTTCGACGCCTTTGCCCATGGCGCAGCGCTGCGCACCACCGTCCACGATGGCTTGAAAGCCCTGGAACTGGCCGAAGCGGCCACCGTGTCGTGGCGCGAGCAGCGCATCGTGCAACTGTCATAA
- a CDS encoding ABC transporter permease, whose protein sequence is MKKIFYGWLLAALASLCLLPWQQQEAGLFAGEWLRDGQFFSERGAPAVLHVLSFGAWPLGVFFALIAASAALVAGNPHRKTLGLGQIALGGAGLLWLAWLGWGPLAAGTGLGFGALLLALCLLFLLTSGAAACGVCRGDAFVAGAIGLIICLISLFVLFPVALILVSAGQPLDDGGTGAAALARRLADPGIWSLNCVAGPGRCGVAWNTLALALLTGVSATFLGLVFALLVTRTNGRWVRPMRAITILPIVTPPFVLGLALILLFGRNGAITGLVGELFGIEQSRWLYGMTGVWLSQMLAFAPIAFMTLIGVVEGVSPSLEEASGTLGASSWQTFVKVSLPLMRPGIANAFLLCFIESMADFGNPMVLGGNFHVLSTEIFFSVVGASNDQGRAATLAIVLLTFAVGAFFIQNLWLGKKSYVTVTGKADHGGHASLNPRLKTTLWTIALPWFAFTALIYGTVVAGGFVNNWGQDNAFTLRHYIDAFGITAGAAGWHWTGQAWPSLFTTLTISAIAAPLTAFVGILSAWLLVRQQFALKSAFEFGTMLSFAIPGTVIGISYILAFNSAPIELTGTATILILCFVFRNMPMGLRTGIAAMRQLDGSLDEASITLGASSWTTMRKVILPLLRPAIASALVYGFVRSITSISAVVFLVSADYDMATSYIIGLVSNGNYGTAIAYATVLIVIILLCIQLIHLLVGKRRLRRVSAEKTLPAAVPNLEKSYA, encoded by the coding sequence ATGAAAAAGATATTTTACGGCTGGCTGCTGGCCGCTTTGGCCTCGTTGTGCCTGTTGCCCTGGCAGCAGCAGGAAGCGGGCCTGTTCGCCGGCGAATGGCTGCGTGACGGCCAGTTCTTCAGTGAACGTGGCGCACCGGCCGTGTTGCACGTGCTGTCGTTCGGCGCTTGGCCGCTGGGCGTGTTCTTTGCCCTGATCGCCGCCAGCGCCGCGCTGGTGGCCGGCAATCCCCACCGCAAGACCCTGGGCCTGGGCCAGATCGCCCTCGGCGGCGCGGGCCTGCTGTGGCTGGCATGGCTGGGCTGGGGGCCGCTGGCCGCCGGCACCGGCCTCGGTTTCGGCGCGCTGCTGCTGGCGCTGTGCCTGCTGTTCCTGCTCACCTCGGGCGCCGCCGCCTGCGGCGTGTGCCGCGGCGACGCCTTCGTGGCCGGCGCCATCGGCCTCATCATCTGCCTCATTTCCCTGTTCGTGCTGTTCCCCGTCGCGCTGATCCTCGTCAGCGCCGGCCAGCCCCTGGACGATGGCGGCACGGGCGCCGCCGCCCTGGCGCGCCGCCTGGCCGACCCCGGCATCTGGAGCCTCAATTGCGTGGCCGGTCCCGGCCGCTGCGGCGTGGCCTGGAACACCCTGGCGCTGGCCTTGCTGACGGGCGTGTCGGCCACCTTCCTCGGTCTCGTGTTCGCCCTGCTGGTCACACGCACGAATGGCCGCTGGGTACGCCCCATGCGCGCCATCACGATTCTCCCCATCGTCACGCCGCCGTTCGTGCTGGGCCTGGCGCTGATCTTGCTGTTCGGCCGCAACGGCGCCATCACGGGCCTCGTCGGCGAACTATTTGGCATCGAACAAAGCCGCTGGCTGTACGGCATGACGGGCGTGTGGCTGTCGCAGATGCTGGCCTTTGCGCCGATCGCCTTCATGACATTGATCGGCGTGGTCGAAGGCGTCAGCCCCTCGCTGGAAGAAGCGTCGGGCACCCTGGGCGCGAGCAGCTGGCAAACCTTCGTCAAGGTCTCCTTGCCGCTGATGCGTCCCGGCATCGCCAATGCCTTCTTGCTGTGCTTTATCGAAAGCATGGCCGACTTCGGCAACCCGATGGTCTTGGGCGGCAACTTCCACGTGCTGTCGACGGAAATCTTCTTTTCCGTGGTGGGCGCCTCGAACGACCAGGGCCGCGCGGCGACTTTGGCCATCGTGCTGCTGACGTTTGCCGTGGGCGCTTTCTTCATCCAGAACCTGTGGCTGGGCAAGAAATCGTATGTGACGGTGACGGGCAAGGCCGACCATGGCGGCCACGCCTCGCTCAACCCGCGCCTGAAAACCACCCTGTGGACCATCGCCCTGCCATGGTTCGCCTTCACGGCCCTGATCTACGGCACCGTGGTGGCGGGCGGCTTCGTGAACAACTGGGGCCAGGACAATGCCTTCACCTTGCGCCATTACATCGACGCCTTCGGCATCACGGCGGGCGCTGCCGGCTGGCACTGGACGGGCCAGGCCTGGCCGTCGCTGTTCACCACCTTGACGATTTCGGCCATCGCCGCGCCCTTGACGGCCTTTGTCGGCATCCTGTCGGCCTGGCTGCTGGTGCGCCAGCAATTCGCCCTGAAGAGCGCGTTCGAGTTCGGCACCATGCTCAGCTTTGCCATTCCCGGCACCGTCATCGGCATCAGCTACATCCTGGCGTTCAACTCGGCGCCGATCGAGTTGACGGGCACGGCGACGATTCTGATCCTGTGCTTTGTCTTCCGCAACATGCCGATGGGATTGCGCACGGGCATCGCCGCCATGCGCCAGCTCGACGGCAGCCTGGACGAGGCGTCGATCACCCTGGGCGCCAGCAGCTGGACCACCATGCGCAAGGTCATCCTGCCGCTGCTGCGCCCGGCCATCGCCTCGGCCCTCGTGTATGGCTTCGTGCGTTCGATCACGTCGATCTCGGCCGTTGTCTTCCTCGTCAGCGCCGATTACGACATGGCCACGTCCTACATCATCGGCCTGGTGTCGAACGGTAACTACGGCACGGCGATCGCCTATGCCACGGTGCTGATCGTCATCATCCTGCTGTGCATCCAATTGATCCACTTGCTGGTCGGCAAGCGCCGCCTTCGCCGCGTCAGCGCCGAAAAAACGCTGCCGGCCGCCGTTCCCAACCTGGAAAAGAGCTACGCATGA
- a CDS encoding MFS transporter, translated as MSKPRSTPPKKNSPGTVLFASLIGTTIEFFDFYIYATAAVLVFPKLFFPAGDPSAAVLQSLATFAIAFFARPIGSAVFGHFGDRIGRKATLVAALLTMGISTVIIGLLPTYAAIGTLAPLLLALCRFGQGLGLGGEWGGAVLLATENAPPGKRAWYGMFPQLGAPIGFFLSGGIFLLLSETMTDEQFFSYGWRIPFLASALLVIVGLYVRLKITETPDFQKVIDKNEVVKLPVATVFRQHGRMLFLGTIIALATFVLFYLMTVFALSWGTTKLGFTRKEFLVVQLFAVLFFALTIPLSAVLADRRGRRATLIWVSVAIAIFGLVLAPMFGSGVTWEVTVFMAVGLGLMGMTYGPLGTMLSELFPPEVRYTGASLTFNLAGILGASLAPYIATWLATNYGLQYVGYYLSLAAVLTLGALLMVGKPRAGKEAWQ; from the coding sequence ATGAGTAAGCCCCGGAGCACCCCCCCCAAGAAAAATTCCCCCGGCACGGTGCTGTTCGCCAGCCTGATCGGCACCACCATCGAGTTCTTTGACTTTTATATCTACGCCACCGCCGCCGTGCTGGTGTTCCCGAAACTGTTCTTCCCCGCCGGCGACCCGTCGGCCGCCGTGCTGCAGTCGCTGGCCACGTTCGCCATCGCCTTCTTCGCCCGCCCCATCGGTTCGGCCGTGTTCGGCCACTTCGGCGACCGCATCGGCCGCAAGGCGACCCTCGTGGCGGCCCTGCTGACCATGGGTATCTCCACCGTCATCATCGGCTTGCTGCCGACGTATGCCGCCATCGGCACCCTGGCGCCGCTGCTGCTGGCGCTGTGCCGTTTCGGCCAGGGCCTGGGCCTGGGCGGCGAGTGGGGCGGCGCGGTGCTGCTGGCAACCGAGAACGCGCCACCGGGCAAACGCGCCTGGTACGGCATGTTCCCGCAGCTGGGCGCGCCGATCGGCTTTTTCCTGTCGGGCGGCATCTTCCTGCTGCTGAGCGAAACCATGACCGATGAGCAGTTCTTCAGCTACGGCTGGCGCATCCCGTTCCTCGCCAGCGCGCTGCTGGTCATCGTCGGCCTGTACGTGCGCCTGAAGATCACGGAAACGCCGGACTTCCAGAAAGTCATCGACAAGAACGAAGTCGTCAAGCTGCCCGTGGCCACCGTGTTCCGCCAGCATGGCCGCATGCTGTTCCTGGGCACCATCATCGCCCTGGCCACCTTCGTGCTGTTCTACCTGATGACGGTGTTCGCGCTGAGCTGGGGTACGACCAAGCTGGGCTTCACGCGCAAGGAATTCCTCGTCGTGCAGCTGTTTGCCGTGCTGTTCTTTGCCCTGACGATACCGTTGTCGGCCGTGCTGGCCGACCGCCGCGGCCGCCGCGCTACCCTGATCTGGGTCTCCGTCGCCATCGCCATTTTCGGCCTGGTGCTCGCGCCGATGTTCGGCTCGGGCGTGACATGGGAAGTGACCGTCTTCATGGCTGTCGGCCTGGGCTTGATGGGCATGACCTACGGACCGCTGGGCACGATGTTGTCCGAGCTGTTCCCGCCCGAAGTGCGCTACACGGGCGCTTCGCTCACGTTCAACCTGGCCGGCATTCTCGGTGCCTCGCTGGCGCCGTACATCGCCACCTGGCTGGCCACCAACTATGGTCTGCAGTACGTGGGCTATTACCTGTCGCTGGCGGCCGTGCTGACCCTGGGCGCCTTGTTGATGGTGGGCAAGCCGCGCGCGGGCAAGGAAGCCTGGCAGTAA
- a CDS encoding bifunctional 5-dehydro-2-deoxygluconokinase/5-dehydro-2-deoxyphosphogluconate aldolase yields the protein MKNTTEFAQGRALDVICLGRLAVDLYAQQIGSTLEDATSFAKYLGGSSANIAFGTARLGLKSAMLSKVGDDHMGRFLTDTLAQEGCDVSHVGIDRERLTALVMLGIKDKNTFPLIFYRENCADMAIEASSVDAAFVASSKALLITGTHFSTSAMHAVSTQALKLARANNVRTVLDIDYRPVLWGLSGKADGETRFVSNDGVTKHLQAILPQFDLIVGTEEEFMIAGGGADIMASLRAVRKVSGATLVVKRGPLGCAVIEAAIPVGLDEAFNYQGVRVEVLNVLGAGDAFLSGFLKGWLRGEDYEACCRYANGCGALVVSRHGCAPAMPSPVELDYFLANAAKLTQPDQDATLSRLHRTTVARKQWNELCVFAFDHRTQFFELAQQGVSDEARISKLKQLFVQAVGQTEAARGLQGGTGVLIDDRYGVDALNDATGRGWWIGRPVEMPGSNPLQFDWGRSLASRLTQWPKEHVIKCLVQLHPDDTPENRLEQEAQIKGLYDAAQITGHELLLEIIPAKSLPQHDDTVYRAVKRLYNLGIYPEWWKLESMSAQQWQAIDALVHERDPYCRGVVLLGLNAPIAALADSFEQASASSTCKGFMVGRTIFQEPSRRWLAGELDDAGLIAAVRANFEQLISLWQRTRNRLERAA from the coding sequence ATGAAGAATACGACTGAATTTGCCCAGGGCCGCGCGCTCGACGTGATCTGCCTGGGCCGCCTGGCGGTGGACCTGTACGCGCAGCAGATCGGCAGCACCCTGGAAGACGCGACGAGCTTTGCCAAATACCTGGGCGGCTCTTCCGCCAATATCGCCTTCGGCACGGCCAGGCTGGGCTTGAAGTCCGCCATGCTGTCGAAGGTGGGCGATGACCACATGGGCCGTTTCCTCACCGATACCTTGGCGCAGGAGGGCTGCGACGTCAGCCATGTCGGCATCGACCGCGAACGGCTCACCGCCCTGGTGATGCTGGGCATCAAGGACAAGAACACCTTCCCGCTGATCTTTTATCGCGAAAATTGCGCCGACATGGCCATCGAAGCGTCCAGCGTCGACGCCGCCTTTGTCGCTTCCAGCAAAGCGTTATTAATCACCGGCACGCATTTCTCGACTAGCGCCATGCACGCCGTCAGCACGCAAGCTCTGAAATTGGCGCGCGCCAATAACGTGCGCACCGTGCTCGACATCGATTACCGGCCCGTGCTGTGGGGCTTGTCGGGCAAGGCGGACGGCGAAACGCGGTTCGTCTCGAACGACGGCGTCACCAAACATCTGCAGGCGATCCTGCCGCAGTTCGACCTGATCGTCGGCACGGAAGAGGAATTCATGATCGCCGGCGGTGGTGCCGACATCATGGCGTCCCTGCGCGCCGTGCGCAAGGTGAGCGGTGCAACCCTGGTGGTCAAGCGCGGGCCGCTTGGCTGCGCCGTCATCGAGGCGGCCATCCCTGTCGGTCTCGATGAGGCATTCAACTATCAGGGCGTGCGCGTGGAAGTCTTGAACGTGCTCGGTGCGGGCGACGCTTTTCTGTCCGGTTTCCTGAAAGGCTGGCTGCGCGGCGAGGATTACGAGGCGTGCTGCCGCTATGCGAATGGCTGCGGCGCCCTCGTCGTGTCGCGCCACGGCTGCGCGCCGGCCATGCCGTCGCCCGTTGAGCTCGACTATTTCCTGGCTAATGCGGCCAAACTCACGCAGCCGGACCAGGATGCGACCTTGTCGCGCCTGCACCGCACGACGGTGGCGCGCAAACAGTGGAATGAGTTGTGCGTATTTGCGTTCGATCACCGCACGCAATTCTTTGAGCTGGCCCAGCAGGGCGTGAGCGACGAAGCGCGGATTTCAAAGCTCAAGCAACTGTTCGTGCAAGCCGTGGGCCAGACGGAAGCGGCGCGCGGCTTGCAGGGCGGCACGGGCGTGCTGATCGATGACCGCTATGGCGTCGACGCGCTCAACGATGCCACGGGGCGCGGCTGGTGGATCGGCCGTCCCGTCGAGATGCCGGGTTCGAATCCCTTGCAGTTCGACTGGGGCCGTTCGCTGGCGTCGCGCTTGACGCAGTGGCCAAAAGAGCACGTGATCAAGTGCCTGGTGCAGCTGCATCCCGACGATACGCCGGAAAACCGCCTGGAACAGGAAGCGCAAATCAAGGGCTTGTACGACGCGGCGCAAATCACGGGCCATGAATTGCTGCTGGAAATTATTCCTGCCAAGTCCTTGCCGCAGCACGACGACACCGTGTATCGCGCGGTGAAACGCCTGTACAACCTCGGCATCTACCCGGAATGGTGGAAGCTGGAAAGCATGTCAGCCCAGCAATGGCAAGCCATCGATGCCCTCGTGCACGAGCGCGATCCGTATTGCCGTGGCGTGGTATTACTGGGCCTGAACGCGCCCATCGCCGCCCTGGCCGACAGTTTCGAGCAGGCCAGTGCCAGCAGCACCTGCAAGGGTTTCATGGTGGGCCGCACCATCTTCCAGGAACCGAGCCGCCGCTGGCTGGCCGGCGAACTCGACGATGCTGGCCTGATCGCCGCCGTGCGCGCCAATTTCGAGCAGCTGATCAGCTTGTGGCAACGCACGCGCAACCGCCTGGAGCGTGCGGCATGA
- a CDS encoding ABC transporter substrate-binding protein, whose translation MKMRNVAIAISLALPMTAMAAEERLSVLCSADMEWCQLMKNRFEAESKIKVSMIRKSAGEAYAKIRAEASNPKSDIWWGGTGDPHLQAAAEGYTEEYKSPTLPKLQPWALKQAETAKYRTVGIYIGILGLAYNENVLKKKNLPPPQCWKDLVKPAYKGEIEMANPNSSGAAYNALATVVQLFGEEEAFDFLAKMGQNVSKYPNAGVAPGEDVGRGEAGVAIGFMHDLMKLTVAGFPVKVLPPCEGTGYEIGSMSIVKGAKNMEQAKKFYEFALRPDVQSEAVKALAFQIPSNAAATIPAASPRLENIKTINYDFAKYGASDTRKRLLQRWTTQIYSAGN comes from the coding sequence ATGAAGATGCGCAATGTTGCGATTGCTATAAGCCTGGCCCTGCCGATGACGGCCATGGCCGCCGAGGAACGCCTGTCCGTGCTGTGCTCGGCCGACATGGAATGGTGCCAGCTGATGAAGAACCGCTTCGAGGCGGAAAGCAAGATCAAGGTATCGATGATCAGGAAGAGTGCGGGGGAAGCCTACGCGAAGATCCGCGCCGAAGCGTCGAACCCGAAATCGGACATCTGGTGGGGCGGCACGGGCGACCCGCACCTGCAGGCCGCCGCCGAAGGCTATACGGAAGAATACAAGTCGCCCACCTTGCCCAAGCTGCAGCCGTGGGCGCTCAAGCAGGCCGAGACGGCCAAGTACCGCACCGTCGGGATCTATATCGGCATCCTGGGCCTGGCCTATAACGAAAACGTGCTGAAGAAGAAAAACCTGCCGCCGCCCCAGTGCTGGAAAGACCTCGTCAAGCCCGCTTACAAGGGCGAGATCGAGATGGCCAACCCGAACTCCTCGGGCGCCGCCTACAACGCGCTGGCCACCGTGGTGCAGCTGTTCGGCGAAGAGGAAGCCTTCGATTTCCTGGCGAAAATGGGCCAGAACGTCAGCAAGTATCCGAACGCGGGCGTGGCGCCGGGCGAGGACGTGGGCCGCGGCGAAGCGGGCGTGGCCATCGGCTTCATGCATGACCTGATGAAACTCACCGTGGCCGGCTTTCCCGTGAAAGTCTTGCCGCCCTGCGAAGGCACGGGCTACGAGATCGGCTCGATGAGCATCGTCAAGGGCGCGAAAAACATGGAACAGGCAAAGAAATTCTATGAATTCGCCCTGCGTCCCGACGTGCAGAGCGAAGCCGTCAAGGCGCTGGCTTTCCAGATCCCGTCCAACGCGGCCGCCACCATTCCCGCCGCCTCGCCGCGCCTGGAAAACATCAAGACCATCAACTACGACTTCGCCAAGTATGGCGCGTCGGACACGCGCAAGCGCCTGCTGCAACGCTGGACCACGCAGATTTATTCTGCCGGCAATTAA
- a CDS encoding inositol monophosphatase family protein yields the protein MTDMTQAAVLADAATLERYAYARHIIGQAGEIALGMFRRRTELVIEEKGLQDMVSIADRMVEDFLRAQIAERFPEDAVVGEERGGGASDARCVWVIDPIDGTACFVNGMLAWCVSIGVLVDGQPAIGAVYDPNADELFHACLGQGAHVTAKAGETRLRINDVASLQGGVLGVGFSHRVGTDTFLPFLLDVLEEGGMFIRNGSGALMIAYVAAGRLIGYFEPHINSWDCLAGIVLVNEAGGRCNDFLADNGLEKGNPILVGGPRLYPQLAALALPRCT from the coding sequence ATGACAGATATGACACAGGCAGCGGTACTGGCCGACGCGGCGACCCTGGAACGCTATGCCTACGCCCGGCACATCATCGGCCAGGCGGGCGAGATCGCGCTGGGCATGTTCCGGCGCCGCACGGAACTGGTGATCGAGGAAAAGGGCTTGCAGGACATGGTCAGCATCGCCGACCGCATGGTCGAGGATTTCCTGCGCGCGCAGATCGCCGAGCGCTTCCCGGAAGACGCCGTGGTGGGCGAGGAGCGGGGCGGCGGGGCGTCCGATGCGCGCTGCGTGTGGGTCATCGATCCCATCGACGGCACGGCCTGTTTCGTCAACGGCATGCTGGCCTGGTGCGTGTCGATCGGCGTGCTGGTCGACGGCCAGCCCGCCATCGGCGCCGTGTACGACCCGAATGCGGACGAGCTGTTCCACGCCTGCCTGGGGCAGGGCGCGCATGTGACGGCGAAGGCGGGTGAAACGCGGCTGCGCATCAACGACGTGGCCAGCCTGCAAGGCGGCGTGCTGGGCGTGGGCTTTTCGCACCGCGTGGGCACCGATACCTTTTTGCCCTTCCTGCTCGACGTGCTGGAAGAGGGCGGCATGTTCATCCGCAACGGTTCCGGCGCGCTGATGATCGCCTACGTGGCGGCCGGGCGCCTGATCGGCTATTTCGAGCCGCACATCAATTCCTGGGATTGCCTGGCGGGCATCGTGCTCGTCAACGAAGCGGGCGGGCGCTGCAATGATTTCCTGGCCGATAACGGTCTGGAAAAGGGCAACCCCATCCTGGTGGGCGGCCCCCGCTTGTATCCGCAACTGGCGGCGCTGGCCTTGCCGCGCTGTACCTGA
- a CDS encoding thioredoxin family protein, whose protein sequence is MMNDTYSVAQPTRAEIDALAGPALLEFGTGWCGHCRATEAPLAAALAQHPAVAHIRVEDGPGRALGRSFRVKLWPTLIFLKDGQEVARLVRPLDSREIEQTFALIDA, encoded by the coding sequence ATGATGAACGACACATATTCCGTAGCACAACCGACGCGCGCCGAGATCGACGCCCTGGCGGGGCCGGCCCTGCTGGAATTCGGCACGGGCTGGTGCGGCCACTGCCGCGCCACCGAGGCGCCGCTGGCCGCTGCGTTGGCGCAGCACCCCGCGGTAGCGCATATTCGCGTGGAAGACGGCCCCGGCCGCGCGCTGGGGCGCTCATTCCGCGTGAAACTGTGGCCGACCCTGATTTTCCTGAAAGATGGCCAGGAAGTGGCGCGCCTCGTGCGCCCGCTCGACAGCCGCGAGATCGAGCAGACTTTTGCATTGATCGATGCGTAG
- a CDS encoding porin gives MKNGMKKSTMQLNKIAAVLLLVAPGCVLAESSVVVYGRIHAGFDRIETSSSATAPNGESVSRVSDNSSKIGFRGREDLGNGNTAFFQIEGNAKLDDGTGAINSKDTFVGLENPAYGRIALGRFATPIRQINGYTNRFVGEGIQDDANISQLGGEGFNRRSSNAVSYRTPVVQGFSATIYRASENEASNGDRIYSGIVQYANGPVKGAVGYEKHKDLRPGFSEKMFRAVGNYNFGGGDVGVAWNRMVYDVAGGDLQRDYFTITGAYKAGGGAFIGRFGVAGDVSGSAPNGSSVTIKATTLVRGDDSGAKQATLGYEYYLSKRSTVYAYYTQTNNDKNANYTFGGNAFAATKKGAKLSGVMLGVIHLF, from the coding sequence ATGAAAAACGGGATGAAAAAGAGCACCATGCAGTTGAACAAGATCGCCGCCGTATTGTTGCTGGTCGCACCAGGTTGCGTGCTGGCCGAATCGAGCGTCGTCGTGTATGGCCGCATCCACGCGGGCTTCGACCGTATCGAAACGTCGAGCTCGGCCACGGCGCCGAATGGCGAGTCGGTATCGCGCGTATCGGACAATTCCTCGAAGATCGGCTTCCGGGGAAGGGAAGATTTGGGCAATGGCAACACGGCCTTCTTCCAGATCGAGGGCAATGCCAAGCTCGACGATGGCACGGGCGCCATCAATAGCAAGGATACCTTTGTCGGGCTGGAAAACCCCGCCTATGGCCGCATCGCGCTGGGCCGCTTCGCCACGCCGATCCGCCAGATCAACGGCTACACCAACCGTTTCGTGGGCGAAGGCATCCAGGATGACGCCAACATTTCGCAGCTGGGCGGCGAAGGCTTCAACCGCCGCAGTTCGAATGCCGTCAGCTATCGCACGCCCGTGGTACAGGGATTCAGCGCCACGATTTACCGCGCCAGCGAAAACGAGGCATCGAACGGCGACCGCATCTATTCGGGCATCGTGCAATACGCAAACGGTCCCGTGAAGGGCGCCGTCGGCTATGAAAAGCACAAGGACTTGCGTCCCGGCTTCAGCGAAAAGATGTTCCGCGCCGTGGGCAATTACAACTTCGGCGGCGGCGACGTGGGCGTGGCCTGGAACCGCATGGTGTATGACGTGGCCGGCGGCGACTTGCAGCGCGACTACTTCACCATCACGGGCGCCTACAAGGCGGGCGGCGGTGCCTTCATCGGCCGTTTCGGCGTGGCAGGCGACGTGTCGGGCAGCGCGCCCAACGGCAGCAGCGTGACCATCAAGGCCACCACCCTGGTGCGCGGCGACGACAGCGGCGCCAAGCAGGCGACTTTGGGCTACGAGTATTACTTGTCCAAGCGCAGTACCGTGTACGCCTACTACACGCAAACCAATAACGACAAGAACGCCAACTACACGTTTGGCGGCAATGCCTTCGCCGCCACCAAGAAGGGTGCCAAGCTCAGCGGCGTAATGCTGGGCGTCATCCACCTGTTTTAA